The nucleotide sequence TGTCGCTGTCGCGCAATACGGTGATTGCCGCCTTTGAACAATTGCTGGCGGAAGGCTATATCGAAACCCGCACCGGCAGCGGCAGCTACGTCACCGAACAGTTGCCGGACACCCACCCGCCGGATGTGCGCGACGATATTCAGTCGCCATTGCGCCCGGCGGTGCAGGAGATTTCCCGGCGCGGCATGCACCTGCTGGGCTACGCCGGCGCGTCGGCGCGCCAGTGGGGGGCGTTCATGCCGGGCATCCCGGATATCGCCAGCTTTCCGCATGACCTGTGGCGGCGGCTGCAAACCCGCCTGTCCCGACGCCTGAAACCGGAACAACTCTCCTACTCGCCGATCGGCGGTTGCCCGGAACTGCAACAGGCGCTGGTGGACTACCTGCGGGTGGCGCGCTCGGTCACCTGTACCCCGGAACAAATTCTGATTACCGAAGGCACCCATCAGGCGATGGACCTGCTGGCCAAAATGCTGTGTAACCCCGGCGATCTGGCGTGGATTGAAGACCCTTGCTACTGGGGCATGCGCAACGTGCTGACCATCAACGGCTTGCGCGTCGCGCCCATCGAGGTGGATGAACAAGGGATGGTGCCGCCGGAGGACGTCTCGCCCCATTCGGTGCCGCGGCTGATTTGCGTCACCCCGTCGCACCAGTATCCGCTGGGCGCGGTGATGAGCCTGGCGCGCCGTCAGCGCCTGCTGGCGCTGGCGCAGGAACACAGCAGTTGGGTCATTGAAGACGATTACGACAGCGAATT is from Dickeya dianthicola NCPPB 453 and encodes:
- the pdxR gene encoding MocR-like pyridoxine biosynthesis transcription factor PdxR, producing MRSLLTDLLLQGLEQQQEGTLNKRLYDTIRLAILTGDIAPGRRLPSSRDLAQQLSLSRNTVIAAFEQLLAEGYIETRTGSGSYVTEQLPDTHPPDVRDDIQSPLRPAVQEISRRGMHLLGYAGASARQWGAFMPGIPDIASFPHDLWRRLQTRLSRRLKPEQLSYSPIGGCPELQQALVDYLRVARSVTCTPEQILITEGTHQAMDLLAKMLCNPGDLAWIEDPCYWGMRNVLTINGLRVAPIEVDEQGMVPPEDVSPHSVPRLICVTPSHQYPLGAVMSLARRQRLLALAQEHSSWVIEDDYDSEFRFSGSPIPALQGLQTQPPVIYIGTCSKTLYPGLRVSYMVLPPHLARELKTAHAELYRGGHLLTQLTLSQFISEGHYAAHIRRMRLLYARRRALLSELIVQHLGEDYLGYNSNAGLHLILRLPDHIDDVVLSARILQHGVMVKPLSSYYLRPTHQRGLLLGYASVDDAEMVQAFNVILYCLRTLENARA